One window from the genome of Trabulsiella odontotermitis encodes:
- a CDS encoding flagellin, translated as MSVINTNLLSLTTQNNLNKSQSSLGTAIERLSSGLRINSSKDDAAGQAIANRMTSQVRGMTQAARNANDGISLVQTAEGNLNEINTNLQRIRELAVQAANDTNGDTDLDSINTEITQRLAEIDRIAGSANFNGKNLLDGSVTTLNIQVGAGTTANDTITIDNKALIDAKSATIGGGNLGTAITDNATAKTVVDAVDTAIEAVDTARSNMGAIQNRFESTVNNLNNSINNLSAAQSRIQDADYATEVSNMSRAQILQQAGTSVLSQANQVPQTMLSLLR; from the coding sequence ATGTCAGTTATCAATACTAACCTGCTGTCCCTGACCACTCAGAACAATCTGAACAAATCTCAGTCTTCTCTGGGCACTGCTATTGAGCGTCTGTCCTCTGGTCTGCGTATCAATAGTTCAAAAGATGATGCAGCTGGTCAGGCGATTGCTAACCGTATGACTTCCCAGGTTCGTGGGATGACTCAGGCGGCTCGTAACGCGAACGACGGTATCTCTCTGGTTCAGACCGCTGAAGGTAACCTGAACGAAATCAACACCAACTTACAGCGTATCCGTGAGCTGGCGGTTCAGGCAGCAAACGACACCAACGGTGACACTGATCTGGACTCCATCAATACTGAAATCACACAGCGTCTGGCTGAAATTGACCGTATCGCAGGTTCTGCGAACTTCAACGGTAAAAACCTGCTGGATGGTTCTGTAACAACACTGAATATTCAGGTTGGCGCGGGTACCACTGCTAATGATACCATCACCATTGATAACAAAGCGCTGATTGATGCTAAGTCGGCAACTATTGGTGGCGGTAATCTCGGCACCGCTATTACTGATAACGCCACTGCTAAAACTGTTGTTGATGCTGTTGATACCGCAATTGAAGCTGTTGATACTGCACGTTCTAACATGGGTGCGATTCAGAACCGTTTTGAATCTACCGTCAACAACCTGAATAACTCTATCAACAACCTGTCTGCTGCTCAGTCCCGTATCCAGGATGCTGACTACGCAACTGAAGTTTCCAACATGTCCCGCGCGCAGATCCTGCAGCAGGCTGGTACTTCTGTTCTGTCTCAGGCAAACCAGGTTCCGCAGACTATGCTGTCTCTGCTGCGTTAA
- the fliS gene encoding flagellar export chaperone FliS: MYNHSGAQAYQKVGLESAVLSASPHQLVVMLFDGALSSMVRARLFLEQGNIAAKGEALSKAINIIENGLKAGLNMDVGGDLPHNLSALYDYMVRRLLHANLRNDAGAITEVEQLLANIADAWKQIGPNSPSTQDSF; this comes from the coding sequence ATGTATAACCATTCTGGTGCTCAGGCATACCAGAAAGTGGGGCTGGAGAGCGCGGTGCTCAGCGCCAGCCCCCATCAGCTTGTCGTGATGTTATTCGATGGGGCGTTAAGCTCTATGGTACGGGCGCGGCTGTTTCTTGAGCAAGGCAATATCGCCGCCAAGGGCGAAGCGCTGTCCAAAGCGATCAACATCATTGAGAACGGCCTGAAAGCGGGTCTTAACATGGATGTTGGGGGCGATCTGCCCCATAACTTGTCAGCGTTATATGACTATATGGTGCGGCGCCTGTTGCATGCCAATCTGCGCAATGATGCCGGGGCAATTACTGAAGTTGAACAGTTGCTGGCTAACATTGCCGATGCCTGGAAACAGATAGGCCCGAACTCACCATCAACCCAGGACTCGTTCTGA